In Pseudomonas fluorescens, a genomic segment contains:
- a CDS encoding MipA/OmpV family protein translates to MTTIGGSNSFKYKAALMTSATLAFAMALPAHADDSSEPSVTVGGGLAVGPLYEGSSHYAAFPSLKLKAVLPTENWGKFTAAFPDGLRWDLPGLSPFGVALLIGYDQGRKERIHTLGGRDDYLKGMGNLDSTALVGAEAYWVLPAGRLFVRGLQASQSRDYGGESLGRTAFLEAGFATAYALSSTLTLDSTLYGTWSNEKDMMARFGVTAQQAARTGFEEYHPGGGMRDVTLKLGLTWQWQPQLALEGGIKTYALVSDARNSPLTGENVGAGAYLNALYRF, encoded by the coding sequence ATGACAACCATCGGTGGTTCAAACTCTTTCAAATATAAAGCGGCGCTCATGACCAGTGCGACCCTCGCCTTTGCGATGGCGTTGCCTGCGCACGCAGACGACTCAAGTGAGCCCTCGGTGACCGTCGGTGGCGGACTCGCCGTCGGCCCCTTGTATGAAGGTTCTTCGCACTACGCCGCGTTCCCGTCACTGAAACTCAAAGCGGTTTTGCCTACCGAAAACTGGGGCAAGTTTACTGCCGCGTTCCCCGATGGTCTGCGTTGGGACTTGCCGGGGTTGTCACCTTTTGGAGTGGCCCTGCTGATTGGCTACGACCAGGGCCGCAAGGAAAGAATCCACACCCTGGGCGGTCGTGATGACTACCTCAAAGGCATGGGTAACCTGGACAGCACTGCCCTGGTCGGGGCGGAAGCGTACTGGGTGCTGCCGGCCGGCCGCCTGTTTGTTCGTGGGCTGCAAGCCAGCCAGAGCCGCGATTACGGTGGCGAGAGCCTGGGGCGTACCGCGTTCCTGGAAGCCGGTTTCGCCACAGCCTACGCGCTGTCTTCCACCTTGACCCTGGACTCGACCCTGTACGGCACCTGGAGCAATGAGAAAGACATGATGGCGCGCTTCGGCGTCACCGCCCAACAAGCCGCGCGTACCGGCTTCGAGGAATATCACCCCGGTGGCGGGATGCGCGACGTGACCCTGAAGCTGGGCCTCACCTGGCAATGGCAGCCACAGCTGGCGTTGGAAGGCGGCATCAAGACCTACGCCCTGGTCTCCGACGCCCGTAACAGCCCGCTGACGGGTGAGAACGTGGGCGCAGGCGCCTATCTGAATGCCCTTTACCGGTTTTGA